The sequence TGTGCATCAGAGCATGTTTTCCGCGCCCTCCTTAATGCAATCAGATTGCAATTGCGGCATAGATGCGTTAACTTCAAAGCCGAATTGGTGTGGATTCAGCAGACAAATTGTTGCTCGATTGGCTCGGTCCGACTCGACGGGGTGGGCGAACGCATCGCAGCCGTCGCGTGAGGAAATAGTAGACGATGGACGAAACCTCGAAGAATGCGTTGTTACAAGACGACTCGTGCGTCGCTCAGGGGGCTTCGGTGGGCGTGCATTTGATTGCGGGTTTGCCTACCGCGGGAGTCCGAAAGAGTTTCGAGCGAATGAGCGATGTCATGGCGTTTGTGCCGCTCAGCGGGATCGCTGGAGCATCCCTCGGCGAGGCGACGCAAGTGGGTGTCCTCCTTCCACCCTTTATCGAGCCAGCATCTCTCGTCGAGAGTTGGCTGCGGGGAGATATTCTCCGATCTCTTTTTAGTCGGCCCGCACACCTTGCGAGCGTCTCTACCTTTTTGGACATCGACGAGGTCATCGATCAAATCTCGTCGCCAGCGCCTCTCTCGGGATACGGCTGGGGGCAGGGCGAGTTCGACAGACGAAGCGTGGCCGATATTGTGGTGGGCCAGATCGAGTCAGCGACCCACCTGGTGCTGGTCGGATCGACACCGGTTTCCGAATCCCTTGCCCGCTGCCTTACGGTACTCAATCCGGGAGCCTCGGCGATCCCGATCCGTGAAGGATCACCCACTGATATGAATTGGTTTGCGTGCCAGATCGAAGGTGACGATCGATCGAAAGGGCGAGTCGATCCGGAACACGGAAACGGCTCGATCCGATCTGCCATGAAGGAAAGAAGAACTACGGCAGTCGTACCACCGTGGCTCAAGGTGCTGCAGGGAGAGGCTGAACCGCAGGCAAAACCGCAGGCGGACCTGCTGGTCTACCGGCGTGCCCTCCCTTTTGATCCAGTT is a genomic window of Candidatus Binatia bacterium containing:
- a CDS encoding GTP-binding protein; amino-acid sequence: MDETSKNALLQDDSCVAQGASVGVHLIAGLPTAGVRKSFERMSDVMAFVPLSGIAGASLGEATQVGVLLPPFIEPASLVESWLRGDILRSLFSRPAHLASVSTFLDIDEVIDQISSPAPLSGYGWGQGEFDRRSVADIVVGQIESATHLVLVGSTPVSESLARCLTVLNPGASAIPIREGSPTDMNWFACQIEGDDRSKGRVDPEHGNGSIRSAMKERRTTAVVPPWLKVLQGEAEPQAKPQADLLVYRRALPFDPVRLQDWLSSHPEGILRAKGRIWFASEPEQSFGYSCAGSVHRVFQAGPWWASCAEGAWPSETAERERLLKLWHPRFGDRRQELVFAGVDLDRKELFSGLDTCLLDEDAIDDLLRASTDGSDLPALTSLRIQ